The Bacillus sp. 2205SS5-2 genome segment ATGTACCATTCGTTGTATGGGAATTTACGCCCTCGGAGTGTTAGATCAAACGAAAGTAGCTTAGGCAAAATCGGACACGTGGAACAGGGAATGAAACTTACCTTTATAGAGTTAGATAAGGTTTTGGCAACGGAGCTAAATAATGAATCCGAATATCACTGACTATGAAAAGTATATCCGTACTGAAGATCTCTTATTGTTGCAAAAATCAGCGGATGAACGCAGCTGTCATGATGAATTAACATTTCAAGTGATTCATCAAATTTCAGAGCTTCATTTTAAGCTAATTCTTCAGAGTCTTCATCTTACAAAAGAACATATAGAGAAAGAAGAAATAAGTGAAGCCTCAGCACAATTAAGAAGGGTGCAAATACATTTAAAGCATCTGCCACATACATTTGATATTATCAAAGAAATATCGCCAAGAGACTATCATAAAATTCGCCTCGCATTAGGAAAAGGGAGTGGACAAGACTCACCAGGTTTTAATAAAATATTAAAATTAGGTCCAACTCTTTGGGAACCATTTTCAGCACTTTTACAAAAGCATACGGTTACGGTTTTGGAATTGCATAAAAACCCTGAGGAGCAATATGTTTTATATGAGCTAATGAAGAATTTACACGAGTTTGACGAGAAATTCCAAGCTTATCGATATGAGCATATTCAGCTTGTTCGTCGAATGATTGGGTTGCAAACTAAAAGCTTGAAGGGGATTCCCGCTCAGGCACTTGAGAGAGGGGCTAAGTTTGAGTTTTTCCCTGTTATTTGGCAAGCCATTAGTGAGTTAACGGATTGGACGGGTTCCAGTTATAATCCAAAACCGCTTCCTTAGAATAGTTTTATGCAAAAATAAATGGAATTAAAA includes the following:
- a CDS encoding tryptophan 2,3-dioxygenase family protein — translated: MNPNITDYEKYIRTEDLLLLQKSADERSCHDELTFQVIHQISELHFKLILQSLHLTKEHIEKEEISEASAQLRRVQIHLKHLPHTFDIIKEISPRDYHKIRLALGKGSGQDSPGFNKILKLGPTLWEPFSALLQKHTVTVLELHKNPEEQYVLYELMKNLHEFDEKFQAYRYEHIQLVRRMIGLQTKSLKGIPAQALERGAKFEFFPVIWQAISELTDWTGSSYNPKPLP